AACGTCGTCGACTGGGCGCTCAGCCGGGAACGTTACTGGGGAACACCGCTCAACATTTGGCAATGCAGGCAATGTGGTCATCAAGATGCCATCGGCTCAACCCAGGAACTTCAAGAACGGTCCCAGCAAAAATGGGAATACATCGAACTGCACCGTCCCTATGTCGACCGGGTAACCCTGACCTGTCCATTATGCTCGGGAACAATGAACCGGGTTCCCGAAGTCATCGACTGCTGGTTCGACTCAGGCGCCATGTTTGTTTCCCAATTGCACTATCCTTTTAAAAATCAGGATGTCTTTCGACGATTTTTCCCGGCGGACTTCATTTGTGAGGCGATTGACCAAACCCGGGGATGGTTTTACAGCCTTCACATTCTGGCCGTTGCCCTGTTCGGTGAAAGCAGCTATCGCCAATGTCTGGTCACGGAACTGGGGCTGGACGAACGGGGTCAGAAAATGAGCAAACATGTTGGAAACGTTATCAATCCTTGGGACCTGATGAATGAATATGGAGCGGACGTCTTGCGCTGGTATGTATTTTCGGTTTCACCGCCCTGGGTTGCGAAGCGGTTTGGGAAAAGAGTCCTGGCTGATGTCTATCGGAAGTTTTTCAACACCCTCTGGAATACTTTCGATTTTTTTGTCCTCTATGCCTCAATCGACCGCTTCAGCCTGGACACTCCGGTTTTGCCGTTGTCCGAAAGGAGTGATTTGGACCGTTGGCTGATTTCCTGTTTCGAATCACTGGTCGATGAAGTACGGCGTTTTATCGACAGTTATGAGATTTCCAGGGCCGCAAAAGCGATCGAGGGCTTTGTCATCGAAGATTGCAGCAACTGGTATATCCGGCGGTCTCGCAAACGCTTCTGGCAATCGGGAATGAATAATGATAAAATTGGTGCGTATTGGACAGTATATGAAATCTTGCGTGGCCTTGTCCCGTTACTGGCTCCTTTTGTCCCGTTTTTCAGTGAAATCATGTACCGGAATCTGATGGATGGCTCTCCGGAGGCCAAGGAGAGCGTTCATCTGGAAAACTACCCGGAATTCCATCCCGAACGGGTTGACCGGCAATTGCTTTGCTCTATGGATATCATCCGGAAATTGACCATTCTGGGTCGGGCGGTCCGGAACAAGACGAACCTGAAAACACGACAGCCTTTACGCAGGGCGATCCTGGTTGTTCCGGACGATCAGGAACAGATCGTTGCGAAACGTTTTGTTTCTTTGATCCAAGAGGAACTGAACGTCAAGGAGGTTGAGTGGACCGCGTCTCTGCCAGCCGGTATCCGGGTTGTCCTGAAACCGGTTTTTTCGGTGTTGGGTCCACGTTTCGGTCAAAACGTCAAGCGGATTGCCAAGCTATTAACCGGTTTTGATCAAGGACTTGCGGTAACGTTTTTAAGAACCGGGACTGTCGAATTGGAACTGGATGGAGAATTGATCCTTCTGGAGCGTGGTGATATCGATCCTATCCTTACCACTGAGCGTGGTGATCTTTCGGTCGAGAGTGCGGAAGGGTATGCAGTGGTACTCGATACTGAAATGGATAATGCGTTGCTTCGTGAGGGAATGGTCCGGGAGCTGATCCATCTTATTCAAACGTTTCGCAAAGAAGCCGGTTTCCAAGTTGAAGATCGGATCTCGATTCATTTTGCACCGGAGAATGATGATGATCTTCGTTGTCTGATGGAGGAATACCGCGATTTTGTTCAGTCTGAAACCATGGCGAGAAAGCTGTCTTTCAATCCTGCTCACAACCAGGCTTTTACCCGGGAATGCATTGTTGGAGACAAAAAAATCCGAATTTCCTTAGAGAGGTGAGTGATGGAATGGACATGGTTAACTAAAAAAGGTTTTTTATCAGTTATCGCCTGGGGTACCCTATTTCTGCTCTCTTCAACGTCTGTTCTTTATGCCGCTGTCACCCATACGGTACAGCCGGGTGATACCCTTTGGAAGATTTCCAGACAGTACGACGTCCCCCTGGAAAAAATTTATGAACTCAATGGACTCACTCAAAATTCCCTCCTCCGAGTGGGGATGAACATCGAAATTTCTGGTGTCGGCGCCGGAGCAGCGTCCTCCTTCACCTATACCATCAAGCCCGGTGATAGCCTCTGGGAGATTTCCCGGCACTACAATGTCTCTCTCCGGGCCCTCTTGGACGCCAATGGTTTCACCGATCAAACCATCCTCCGTGTCGGCCAGGTGATTACTATTCCCGTTACTTCAGCGGCAACCGGAACCGGTCAAGCCACCTCACGGAATGCATCGGTGTCGAGTATGGTCACCTATACCATCAAGCCCGGTGATAGCCTCTGGGAGATTTCCCGGCACTACAATGTCTCTCTCCGGGCCCTCTTGGACGCCAATGGTTTCACCGATCAAACCATCCTCCGTGTCGGCCAGCTCATCAGAG
This Atribacteraceae bacterium DNA region includes the following protein-coding sequences:
- the ileS gene encoding isoleucine--tRNA ligase, with translation MFRPLGDLSELVHREEEILEFWRERSITQKSLRQREENPSFIFYEGPPTTNGYPHAGHAIGRSIKDLIPRYKTMCGYFVPRKAGWDAHGLPVELEVEKQLGFSGKQDIERYGIEQFNIRCRESVFKYIQQWRAFSERLGIWMDYEHPYVTCENEYIESTWWILKSLWEKGLLYQGFKVLPFCVRCGTSLSSHEVALGYRETDDPSIYVLFPLQNQPDTSFLVWTTTPWTLAANVALAVAAESTYIEVENKKSGQRLILSRERFSHLLEIAEWNVLREYRGRELAGLYYEPIMSFTLSEEGYKVFTADFVSLDEGTGIVHIAPAFGEDDMDLAREKNLPVIKPVLPDGTYQAGVGTWGGMWVKDADPLIIEYLKGVNKLFRRETHRHTYPFCWRCDTELLYYAKESWFVKSTAIKNLLVETNHKIDWFPEHIKNGRFGNFLENVVDWALSRERYWGTPLNIWQCRQCGHQDAIGSTQELQERSQQKWEYIELHRPYVDRVTLTCPLCSGTMNRVPEVIDCWFDSGAMFVSQLHYPFKNQDVFRRFFPADFICEAIDQTRGWFYSLHILAVALFGESSYRQCLVTELGLDERGQKMSKHVGNVINPWDLMNEYGADVLRWYVFSVSPPWVAKRFGKRVLADVYRKFFNTLWNTFDFFVLYASIDRFSLDTPVLPLSERSDLDRWLISCFESLVDEVRRFIDSYEISRAAKAIEGFVIEDCSNWYIRRSRKRFWQSGMNNDKIGAYWTVYEILRGLVPLLAPFVPFFSEIMYRNLMDGSPEAKESVHLENYPEFHPERVDRQLLCSMDIIRKLTILGRAVRNKTNLKTRQPLRRAILVVPDDQEQIVAKRFVSLIQEELNVKEVEWTASLPAGIRVVLKPVFSVLGPRFGQNVKRIAKLLTGFDQGLAVTFLRTGTVELELDGELILLERGDIDPILTTERGDLSVESAEGYAVVLDTEMDNALLREGMVRELIHLIQTFRKEAGFQVEDRISIHFAPENDDDLRCLMEEYRDFVQSETMARKLSFNPAHNQAFTRECIVGDKKIRISLER